The Rhodamnia argentea isolate NSW1041297 chromosome 10, ASM2092103v1, whole genome shotgun sequence sequence TACAGAGTAAATCAAGAAGAGTGAACAAGGGATTGTTGATCAACTTACTGAATTTTGTATATTTGATTCTTGGATAGGAAACGCGGATTGACGAGAAAATTAAAGGTGCAAAGACCGGAGGAAATCGCGACCATTCATGTAAAAGGATATTGTAATGtagagaaaataaaagtataGCATTGAACGACTAAAAGTAATGTAGAGATGGTGTTCGGTGATTGATTGGCGGTCCCTTGCTCGATTTATAATGTTAATATTAATAGCTACTAACGATGTTTAACAACAGGTGCAAAGAAAGCTAATAACATCCTACGTAACTCATAAAATTTAGTGACATGTATTTACGAGCGGTTACCAAAAGACCCGCTATTCAACAATCATCGTCTAATTATTTCCTACCTCTTCTCTCCCCAGCCAGTCTtagttctctcctctctccctaCCTTCACAAGGCATTCTTCTTCAACCTTATAGAGGGGAAAGTTTGAGCTTGATTTCTCcatccctcctcttcttctcttcttctcagGTTATTTTAGTTCtatatcttcttttcttgttttcctctcATTTGGAAGCTTTTCTCTTACAATTTAGTTTAGATCCAAAAATTTCTCTCTCCCGTTTCGAAAagatttctatcccgatctagtctagatttaaaaattttgcatgtaTGTTTTTGGGGTTTCGTTTTCCTCGGattaaattcaatttcaaagGAGATTAGAAGAATTTCGTGAAGTTTTCACTCTCACATGTGTCAGATCTTTGCTCAGTCGACTTTTTTACTCTACTAGGTGATGGCGTTGGGAACATCAAATATAGGCGTGCCCTGCTGTAAAGCAAAGCCATAGTAGCAGATGGAGTTTTCGATGTGTACTTATTACTGAAAACGAATTcggtgatgattttgatgtgaagaaGTTATATGTGTGTTCTTTGGGCATGTGATCTATGAACTTATTCTGACGATTTATCTTGTTATATGgagtttgttttattttgaagctGTCTAGgatttatcttgatttgaaGTTGTGGTTTTTAAACTGAAATGTTTTTCACTTATATTTTAATCGAGGAAGTGAATGAattattatttggaaaaaaagaaaaaacaatcatcGCCTCGTCACTCGCCCCACTTTGATGGTTTCTTCCGCAACTTGCAATCATCTTCCTGGCGGGTTAGAACAGCCCTTGTTTCTCTGCCCCTGTCATCCATGGCTTCCAAGATTCACGGCTCTTATTAATTGATAATCGTGCTGGCTTCCCTATTGAATGGGTCATTATGACTTCAGCTAACATTATGACAGCCCACGTTTCTCTGCCATTGTCATTTACAGATTCACGGCTCTCATTAATTGGTGATCGTGCTGGCTGGCCCATTGAATGGGTCATTGTGATTTCAGCCGGAATTTGTTGACTTCAAGACTTGAACACTGTTCTCGTTCTTGATTCATTGATCTTCGCTTAAACTTCAGTTCTTTTGTCCATGGAACCAAGTTTCACTTACCGACACTTTGTGGCTTAGTAGTTTTCTCATATATCACATGTCGGCAACTCATTATCGTCTTTTGTCGATCACCTATAGTTACTGAACAGAAGGACTTAGTAAATTTTACCTTAACCATGCCTTGCTTGGTCATATCCGGTAGgcaatttttttgtgtttaatAATAGATAATCTAAATAGAGATGATTGTATTAACGATTTAACTTTTAGACTGGTTGTCGATTTCTCGTTCGAACACAAAATTCAGCACGAACATCGCGTGTTGGATTTTTATACACCTGTCTCCTCTTTCTGTGATTATTTACATGTATAAATGACCTTTATGAAGCAACTAATGTGCATAAAGCTTTCTATACCCGCATATTGAATGTCTCTCTTCTTCTCGAGTCAATTATATTTTTCACTTATTGATGAATTATCATACTTATGTTCCTTAAAACATAATGTGCATGGCCTTGCATCGCTTAAGATTTTAAATTATTAGGTTTGTCAATTGCGGAGGATACAAGTTAACGTTTTAAAATGAAACCTAAGACTCCAGTTATGTTTTGTTGGTTGTCATAAGCCCTTGTAATTTTCCAACGTAAACACGTGTTCCCTTGACATATCCTTCTCTAGAAATCCAATCGAATGTAGAGGAGTGAATTTGATTTCTATTAAGACAGCTCTTGATTGACTAAGCATATGGTCGACCAATGAAAACGACTCTTTAATCGAACATCCTAAAAAGCAATGAGCAAAAATCAGATATGCTTGGTAATTTTTAAGTGACGATGTTAATTTTTGAAATGCGGtactttcaaattttcatttcaggAATTTTCATAAATGTTAAAATATCtcatgttgttttttttttttttttgggtcgagatATCCCATGTCGTTTGACGATATGGTTCATATGCTCTTTATACATATATGGTTTCTTCTCATCAATCTGCTTAAATTTTTGGGTTTCACTTCATAATATGGtatgagagagacagagacaaagacagagacagagacaaacagagagagagagagagtaatgtTGCGTTATGAAAATTGTAAGACAAACATCATTTAATAATCGAGATTGAGTGGACTCACGTGCTCTAGAAGCGCGAAAGAAGTTTTGTCAATATATGGATTGCCTAAAAATTCGCACTAATAATAGAGACTAAAGAGTAGATTGAAACAATGATTCCATTATAGTTATTAAGAGATATGCTGCAAGTACTTTGCTTACTCGTTTCCTTAACAAATTAAAGGAAACGATTATCTAACATTATACCAAGGCACATATcgcaaatttgaaatcaagcAAAATACCCTCTCAGCTTTTCTCCTATTTGTTATGTCGGttatttttgcaagttttgctATTTGACTTCCAATTATCCCATTGATGTGATTAATTCTGTGTAATGCACATGGTATCATCTTGGGGCGAAGAGAATTATTAATACTCGTGTTGTGAATATAGTGgtgggaaaaatgattttcctaacAATGATAGCTAACCCTTCTTAATTATAAtctaagtagcatcgacacgCGACACACGATACGACATGACACAACATGCCAACactttatttatgaaaaaaaaataaataatttcgacacgttagaacacgttatatattacatgcataattttattgatcatgtatatataaaaatattaatagtgagtttctttttctttttctattagggattcacgattattattattattattattgctggccggatatattaattttgacgTGGTttggtatatgacttaagtgtgtgtgtatatatatatttgataaacttatattttgacccttaatttattgaaaatgtttaaaattgacctCGCAGTTATTGAAATGGCGTGTCAAGATGCTAGACTTGCGTGTCACTAACGTTTCTAGAGCACCGATTACGTGTTTGATAAGAGTGTTGGACATGACATGGAGGCCCTCGAAGAGTATCTATACTTCCTAGACTATGAGCATGGTAGGTAAACAAACACGTGCTCGAGTTGGTAGGTAAACAAACACGTGCTCGAGTCAAGATCTCCATACCTACTACATCGAAAGGCCAAATTGACCAGCTCGACATGGGGACAAAAAAAGTGACAGATTGAAGAGGGCTGAAGAGATTTTGCATCACAACATCCGTTCTCCTGTCTGAACCGCTGGTTTTTTCGACTTTGGGCCCCGGATGCATTTGGAGCGTAGCGAGCGACCGAATATTTCTCTTCGCATCCCCAGATTCCACCGCTTGTGCATATACACAgacgtcttcttctttcataaGGGGATGCCGTGTTGACGTCACAACGTGTAACTGGTGTTAGAAAAAATTTTCACCGAGTAATTGATATGATGttgagcggttaatatattACAGCCGTTTCATAATTTATTGACTTAAaaacttttgaatgaaaatgaatATGGACTTTACATTCTTTCAAGTAAAGCTATCGAGTTTTGACTGCGCGCTGCTCTTCGCGGAAACTCCAATAGCCTCTGCAAAGAGACATTGTATCACGTGAGATTAAATCTAGCACAACGTGAGCTGAAGATTCCCGACAATTATACCGTGAGAATCATGTCATTAAGCGTCAAATCCGGCGCTTCAGACGAGCGCGCACTTGCTTTGTAATATGGACAACAGCTTGATTCAATATTGTCGTCGGGACCCAAAACGGACTGGTGTTCATGCGCTCCCCTTGCTCTAAATGCTTTCACTTCGAGACTTGAAAATTCTACATTGCGTTTGGGCTGTCATATCCATTGATCGCCTGCTGATTGGCTAGCTGCTTGTACTCGTCAAATATCACATCCCCGCTCCAACATAAGTACGGATAATAATTAGATTGTCCCTCCTTCCAAAGATTAAGCTCTCCAACGCAAATTAATATCAACttattatatatacatatacataagATAAATATGCAAATTAATTACAGAGTTTCTATAATTCACAGGAAGAATATATACACATCTCATAATTCATCTAAATCCAACAAGTATCATATCACATGTAAGGGAGAATTATCAAGAAAGTCGTAAAATTTTTGTAatcgtgtcaattcggtctGTCCGGCCACTTTTGACCCAAAATTGCTGGCATGAATGCCAATCGTTATACATGGCACGACCGACGTGAATGTGGACAAttgttaattatatttttttgatttttttaaatattcttcctctttcctttttttttttcttccattccttcttcctccaagcACGATGGCCACAGGCAAGCTTTGCCAGACGAATAGCCACTTGTGCCCGCGCCACGATTTTTGTCACGCCACATCTCCCTATTGAGCTCTCGAAAGAAAGCTCTTTCGAAGCACTAAAAAGTCCCTAAGCCTTGCCGGCCCAAAATCTAGTCCGCAACAAACGAAATTGGACACATGATGGAGCTGATCAAGTTCCTGCACAGCATTTCCcgaggattttaaaaaaaatcaatctctcTCAAACAGGAGGTACAAATCGCAACTCGTAAAATTTTACTAGTTTCGAGGAATGCGAGGGACTAATCATCGCCATTGAACAGCTCAATCTCGGGCAAAGCGTCGACAACAAAGCTAACAAGACAACAAAGAACACTTACCAATCGCATGCAAAATGCTATTCCGGCATCAGCCCATGTTTTTCGAACAACCACCGCGATTTCTCTCCCTTCTTTCTCTCAATTACTCTAGGAATtgttttctccctctctcttctggAATCACACGAAGGCTTCAGAAATtggtggaagaagaagacctcTTGAAGTTTATTAGGCCTGAGGTGGGGCCGAGTTGGGCCTCTCGTTTCTGGCCCAACCactaatttctttcatttttactcTTTGGGCCCAAATGCGACATCGAATTTTCAAGCACGTATTCTAACCATGTAAATGGAGTCGTGTCCGTACGCGCCACTGCGGCGCCAAAATATTTCCAGAAAGGGGAACAGAATTATCCTAGATTCGTTTGACAAAACTTAGATCATGATGAGACCGAAGACTAGTCATCCAAACTCATCTTCTTGAAAAAGCTTAGTAATTTTTAAGTAAATTACAAagtcgtgaattttttttttctttttttgggatcgAAAAGTCGTGAAACTGACTTGCTTTGGATCCAGGAAGAAATATAACATTGCCATTCctcatacaaaaaaatgttttgagaCGGCATTTACACGAACCAATTTGAAGCCGAACAAAAGTCACACAAATATTCCCAGAGAAATTGTCCCCCTCGATTACAGATTATATATTACATAAAGCTATCCACTAAAGTGTCCTCAAGAAGAACCACTTAGAAAATAAGCCAATGCTTCATCCATATTGTTGTTGTTCTTGACTAAGGCCTCGGCGATACTGCTCGAAGAAAACCCCATCTCGCGCAGGCGAGTATAACCATTGACAAATTCCCTAACCTGGTTAAGAGAAATAAGAGACGGTTCACTTCAAACTGACAAAGGAGAGAAGTTCCATTTAAAGGCCAGTAAAAGCAGACCATCGCCCTATACTTTGAGAAAGAAGCAGCTCCTCGAATGACAAACGTATAGCAGTACAGAGTGGATTGTGCAGGGGAAAAAAGTGATTGTTGCTACGTGCTCAAGATATTCAATCCAGTTAATCGTCAACCAACATAAGATATTCCCCAGGTGGACATGGGCAGGTGTGGAGATGTTAAAACACCACACATGGTCCCATACTTTCATTAAAACCAAATCCAATTGTTTCGTAGTGTTATCTTACAGGAAGGATCACACATTGACTGCCATGGACCATCAAATTTGCAAGAAAGAACTTGAACGCACAAGAAATCTAACCACGCAGTCCCAAAAAGCACATCACTTTTGCCAATGCAAGGAGAGGGTGACTACAAGTTTTCTTCGATTACTTAAAATTTACCAATAATAACCACCGACAAGTGCTACAATCAAACTAGATTGCATCAGCCTGGACAGGAAGGCCATACCACCAATACTTCAGGTTCTGGAAGGTCTAGATTCGTCTAACACTTGGTCACTCCTTCATTACAAAGCGTTCAACAGGTAacagtaaaacaaaaaagaagtaaaaagggATTGCACCCCCTAGTGTAAACATACTGGAGCCCTAGGGAGTCAAGAATGTGCACGcaataaagaaaggaaggacaTGCTTCTAAATGGATGCTACTGTGGGAAGTTCATGAGGGTCAATTAacacacaccaaaaaaaaaaaacctcagaTGTACCTTGGTTGGATTATCCCCATAGTTTGCCACTGCAAGAGGAACAGCTTCTCGGCTTAATCCAGATGAGATGTACTTGTTGACTATAGGATCTCCTGCAGGACCCTGTACAGACAAGCATGTCCACATCATTTCTAGTTGATCGGAAGTTAAGAAAACTGACTGCTTGATGCACTTCTTATGTTACATCCAATGCATTAACTAATTCACATGGATAACGAAGTATCACATGGCGAGGAAACAAACATGGAAAGTAATTTCACATATAAGGCTAATCAAAATTCCAAATCTGCAAACAGGACTGGAATAGGAAccaaaaatcaattattttggTCGCAGCCAGAAGCAGATGTGGGGAAATagaaagtaaagaaaaggaCAGAATCAGACAAAGGGAGCCTCAACATGGCGTATTTATAGGGATTTCAGGTTTAACAGACTCAACAACCTCTCAGTTCTCCATGCAACGTATAACTTGTTATGAACTATTGTGACACAGCGGCACAGCTTTGTGTATGGGCACACACCTCTTGATCTTATGGCACAAAGTCACAAATTGTTTATCTTTCTATTTTGCAAAGAAGACTAATTTTAACcctaatcatttcttttttctgtaaAGGCTACAAAAATCCATTATGTAGAAGGCAATGTCACCCTAAACAAGCACCACTTTGAGCATTTAAAGGAATACAACCAAATTGACAGTCAATGAAGCTGAAAAGAGGAGCGGACTCCTGAAATGAGCAACATACTGATGTAGGCAGTGCCTCTGAACTCCTTGATGGAAGATTTTCCATCCCAAGCCTGCTCCAATCAGGGCTTTCCTTCTCTATTTCAGCTAGAACTTTCCTCTCAAAATCGAAGTCAAACTGAAAGTTGCTTCGTGGTATATCTCCCATTTGTGGTAACAATTGAGGCTACAATTTGAATGATTAAAGTTGCATCAGCAACAAGTCGCATAATTTCTCTGATGGAATTATGAAACTTTTAAATATACAAGAACTGTTGGGCAACAGGAAAGGTATAAACTAGTCTTGTCTCTCTTATGATTCTTCCCTGACTCTATAACTTAACAAATAATGCATAACCGAGTTTGATAAACGTAACAAATCAGCAAAAGTTGGGGGATAGGGACGTGAGCGAAGTGTGTACTGAAAGATTGTTTAAGTGGAGTGCTCCTGATCATTATTTATCAATATAGTTGCGATGAAACTTAGCCCATGTGGAGACATTAAAACCGATCAGTGTCAAAGACAACTCAATGGTTGCCGAGTAAAACTAGAAAGGACTATCCAGAAACTTGAAAAGCAAAAAGTATCATATGATTCATTCTAAGCTAGCTTCAAGTGCGATTGCATCCAATACTCGCTAAAGATACAGTAATCACACATTTAGAAATGATTCGCCCATGAAAATATGTAGCTGGAAACATTGATCAAGACAATGACAAAAGACACTAGCTGGTTAAAAGCCAGAAAGTGAAAATCATACGAGACTCCATTTCCACTGTGGATACGTTCCTCGGTAGATAGCAGGAAAACATAAATTCAAGAATTACAGATACCGAATTGAATCGGATTCATTGATCCAGCCCTAGACAAAAGACCAGAGACACCACAAGCACAAGCCCAGAGTGATTCATCAAAACCACTATCATTAGCTTGTGAAGCCACTGGAATGACCTACAAAACAATTCTCGTTCAACTGATCTTACCGGGGGAGTTATCCGATACTCCGGTTTCACAGCGACCCTGATGCCCAATCCTGCTGCAATATCATCAccatttaaaagaagaaaaggaaacgaTAATATCAATATAATGATTGAATCTAGCTCAATCAAAAGCGAATCGAAAAAACGTCAATTCCAAGACCACAATTTCGCCTCAGAAGCAGCTCAAAGAACTTACAGGAAGAggaagggggagggggaggggcgGTGAGGTGAAAAGAGGAAGAACGGCCCGCCGTAGGGCCTACGGCGGGGTTGCCGTGGTGGCTCCCAATCCTCGGGTACATCGCAGATCGGACTTCCGACGGCCGCGATGGTGGTGTCGagggcggcggtggcgacgaCTTGGCGCGAGAGGGAGGAGAGGAAGCAATGGAGGAGTTTCTGAGAAGCGTGACGGAAGAAGCCAAAAATACAAGCCAAACACGGAAGCTAGGGCCCGGCCCAGGACCGCCAATGTGGGCCAGTTATCCGAAATGGTTTGACCCGATTCTCATCTTATCCAAGATCAGCTAATTTGAATTCCCTGTTCCTGGACAAATTTGAATTgtcgtttgtttgtttgtttgtttggtgTTGTtgtgttttttatatttttgccgGAGGAATAGGGGTGAGAATGGATAACATAATCTTCCTTTTAGCATGAGTTAAGAGAACTGACGCCAAACACATACAGAGGCAACTAATTTCCTTCATCTACAACAAAACACAGTGTACAGCTACCATACCGACAGTACATCTATAGTAAACCAGGACAGCAATGCTACCATATCACAATCCAAATATAGGGTCGTTTGTACTAAAGATCGACGCGTTGAACTGTCTAGTGTTCAAGTCGTTTCCGTCCAAAGCAGAACTCAGCCGATCGAGCCACTGAGTCGGGCTCGGGTTCTCGCTTTCTTCTACCCACTCCGAGGTCATGTCGATGTCGTCGAATAGAATCGGGTCGGCCTCCGGAGATTTCATCTGCCTCGCTAATTTGAGGTTGGAGTTGATGTAGATGAGGTCGTTCATTGTTTCCTTGTCGATCTTGTTGCGCTTCTCTGAGTGGATCTGCTGAAATGCGCTCCAGTTCCTCTCGAAAGTAAACGTGCTGCAAACTTGGCTCAGGATTCTTATGGCAACTCGCTGCAATGCTGGTGCAGAGTCTCCATACTGTTCCCACCAAAGTCCTGCAAATCAAGCTAGTAATGTTGAGTCTAGAAAGGAGGCAAAAGTCACTACACAACTGATTAATGCAAGG is a genomic window containing:
- the LOC115753876 gene encoding uncharacterized protein LOC115753876; amino-acid sequence: MYPRIGSHHGNPAVGPTAGRSSSFHLTAPPPPPSSSSGLGIRVAVKPEYRITPPPQLLPQMGDIPRSNFQFDFDFERKVLAEIEKESPDWSRLGMENLPSRSSEALPTSGPAGDPIVNKYISSGLSREAVPLAVANYGDNPTKVREFVNGYTRLREMGFSSSSIAEALVKNNNNMDEALAYFLSGSS